In one window of Nicotiana tabacum cultivar K326 chromosome 12, ASM71507v2, whole genome shotgun sequence DNA:
- the LOC107819233 gene encoding uncharacterized protein LOC107819233 isoform X3, which yields MQAKKKLNGRNPRELASPKVSRQQRKMSENVQTRAKQVKELITSTARKQKSDLDVSFGLVSDDTSAASDAHDVVHEYNTITINKDYNVETDSCTNDTIFSPTFHLSRTIGGEISNRDIPKFIEQADQPLQEPGKENIEVDLLTGHFALDVATGMDVIVHVLVMSDIGGQHISSEVSAVHLSIKDSKLECIDEFNQVQVPADVSMEEEETEEFDDFDPYFFIKNLPDLYSVVPTFRPVLLPKQTRSCPSTTLVLDLDETLVHSTLEPCDDADFTFSVNFNLKDHNVYVRCRPHLRDFMDRVSCLFEIIIFTASQSIYAEKLLNVLDPKRKVFRHRVYRESCVFVDGNYLKDLSILGRDLAHVIIIDNSPQAFGFQVDNGIPIESWFDDRSDNDLLSLLPFLESLVGVEDVRPIIASKFNLRDRIAAAATCPFNSIRGDAFER from the exons ATGCAGGCtaagaaaaaattaaatggaagaaatccaCGAGAGCTGGCTAGTCCAAAGGTTTCAAGACAGCAGCGGAAGATGTCCGAGAATGTACAAACTCGGGCAAAGCAAGTTAAGGAACTTATAACATCTACAGCGAGGAAGCAAAAATCAG ATCTGGATGTAAGCTTTGGATTGGTGTCTGATGACACTTCTGCTGCTTCAGACGCACATGATGTTGTTCATGAATATAATACTATTACTATTAATAAG GACTATAATGTTGAAACTGATAGTTGCACAAATGATACTATATTTTCTCCTACCTTCCATCTATCCAGAACTATTGGAGGGGAAATTTCTAACAGAG ACATACCCAAATTCATCGAGCAAGCAGACCAGCCATTGCAGGAGCCTGGAAAGGAAAATATAGAAGTTGATCTGCTGACAGGTCATTTTGCGCTGGACGTGGCTACCGGTATGGATGTGATAGTACATGTGCTGGTTATGTCAG ACATAGGGGGCCAGCATATCTCCTCTGAAGTTTCAGCCGTGCATCTCTCTATTAAAGATTCAAAACTGGAATGCATTGATGAATTTAATCAAGTTCAGGTGCCTGCTGATGTTAGTATGGAGGAAGAGGAAACTGAAGAGTTTGATGACTTTGATCCATATTTTTTCATAAAGAATTTACCAGACTTGTACTCAGTTGTTCCAACATTTCGGCCTGTGCTGTTGCCTAAACAAACACGGAGTTGCCCATCAACCACTCTTGTTTTGGACTTGGATG AGACCTTGGTGCACTCTACACTTGAACCTTGTGATGATGCAGATTTCACTTTCTCGGTGAATTTCAACCTGAAAGATCATAATGTATATGTTCGATGCCGTCCTCATCTTCGGGATTTTATGGATAGAGTATCCTGCCTATTTGAGATTATCATATTTACTGCAAGCCAAAGCATTTATGCTGAGAAGCTTCTGAATGTGCTTGATCCAAAGAGAAAAGTATTTAGGCATCGTGTTTACCGTGAGTCATGTGTATTTGTTGATGGCAATTACCTTAAAGATCTGTCAATTCTTGGCCGTGATTTAGCACATGTGATTATCATCGACAACTCTCCGCAG GCATTTGGATTCCAGGTGGACAATGGTATTCCAATTGAGAGCTGGTTTGATGACCGCTCTGACAATGACTTGCTCTCGTTGCTCCCATTTCTGGAAAGCTTAGTTGGAGTTGAAGACGTTAGACCAATTATTGCAAGCAAATTCAACCTTCGCGATAGAATAGCTGCTGCTGCTACTTGTCCTTTTAACTCTATTAGAGGTGATGCATTTGAGAGATAA
- the LOC107819233 gene encoding uncharacterized protein LOC107819233 isoform X4 — translation MQAKKKLNGRNPRELASPKVSRQQRKMSENVQTRAKQVKELITSTARKQKSDLDVSFGLVSDDTSAASDAHDVVHEYNTITINKDYNVETDSCTNDTIFSPTFHLSRTIGGEISNRDIPKFIEQADQPLQEPGKENIEVDLLTGHFALDVATDIGGQHISSEVSAVHLSIKDSKLECIDEFNQVQVPADVSMEEEETEEFDDFDPYFFIKNLPDLYSVVPTFRPVLLPKQTRSCPSTTLVLDLDETLVHSTLEPCDDADFTFSVNFNLKDHNVYVRCRPHLRDFMDRVSCLFEIIIFTASQSIYAEKLLNVLDPKRKVFRHRVYRESCVFVDGNYLKDLSILGRDLAHVIIIDNSPQAFGFQVDNGIPIESWFDDRSDNDLLSLLPFLESLVGVEDVRPIIASKFNLRDRIAAAATCPFNSIRGDAFER, via the exons ATGCAGGCtaagaaaaaattaaatggaagaaatccaCGAGAGCTGGCTAGTCCAAAGGTTTCAAGACAGCAGCGGAAGATGTCCGAGAATGTACAAACTCGGGCAAAGCAAGTTAAGGAACTTATAACATCTACAGCGAGGAAGCAAAAATCAG ATCTGGATGTAAGCTTTGGATTGGTGTCTGATGACACTTCTGCTGCTTCAGACGCACATGATGTTGTTCATGAATATAATACTATTACTATTAATAAG GACTATAATGTTGAAACTGATAGTTGCACAAATGATACTATATTTTCTCCTACCTTCCATCTATCCAGAACTATTGGAGGGGAAATTTCTAACAGAG ACATACCCAAATTCATCGAGCAAGCAGACCAGCCATTGCAGGAGCCTGGAAAGGAAAATATAGAAGTTGATCTGCTGACAGGTCATTTTGCGCTGGACGTGGCTACCG ACATAGGGGGCCAGCATATCTCCTCTGAAGTTTCAGCCGTGCATCTCTCTATTAAAGATTCAAAACTGGAATGCATTGATGAATTTAATCAAGTTCAGGTGCCTGCTGATGTTAGTATGGAGGAAGAGGAAACTGAAGAGTTTGATGACTTTGATCCATATTTTTTCATAAAGAATTTACCAGACTTGTACTCAGTTGTTCCAACATTTCGGCCTGTGCTGTTGCCTAAACAAACACGGAGTTGCCCATCAACCACTCTTGTTTTGGACTTGGATG AGACCTTGGTGCACTCTACACTTGAACCTTGTGATGATGCAGATTTCACTTTCTCGGTGAATTTCAACCTGAAAGATCATAATGTATATGTTCGATGCCGTCCTCATCTTCGGGATTTTATGGATAGAGTATCCTGCCTATTTGAGATTATCATATTTACTGCAAGCCAAAGCATTTATGCTGAGAAGCTTCTGAATGTGCTTGATCCAAAGAGAAAAGTATTTAGGCATCGTGTTTACCGTGAGTCATGTGTATTTGTTGATGGCAATTACCTTAAAGATCTGTCAATTCTTGGCCGTGATTTAGCACATGTGATTATCATCGACAACTCTCCGCAG GCATTTGGATTCCAGGTGGACAATGGTATTCCAATTGAGAGCTGGTTTGATGACCGCTCTGACAATGACTTGCTCTCGTTGCTCCCATTTCTGGAAAGCTTAGTTGGAGTTGAAGACGTTAGACCAATTATTGCAAGCAAATTCAACCTTCGCGATAGAATAGCTGCTGCTGCTACTTGTCCTTTTAACTCTATTAGAGGTGATGCATTTGAGAGATAA
- the LOC107819233 gene encoding uncharacterized protein LOC107819233 isoform X1 — translation MQAKKKLNGRNPRELASPKVSRQQRKMSENVQTRAKQVKELITSTARKQKSGGNFLKKIENYVAATDLDVSFGLVSDDTSAASDAHDVVHEYNTITINKDYNVETDSCTNDTIFSPTFHLSRTIGGEISNRDIPKFIEQADQPLQEPGKENIEVDLLTGHFALDVATGMDVIVHVLVMSDIGGQHISSEVSAVHLSIKDSKLECIDEFNQVQVPADVSMEEEETEEFDDFDPYFFIKNLPDLYSVVPTFRPVLLPKQTRSCPSTTLVLDLDETLVHSTLEPCDDADFTFSVNFNLKDHNVYVRCRPHLRDFMDRVSCLFEIIIFTASQSIYAEKLLNVLDPKRKVFRHRVYRESCVFVDGNYLKDLSILGRDLAHVIIIDNSPQAFGFQVDNGIPIESWFDDRSDNDLLSLLPFLESLVGVEDVRPIIASKFNLRDRIAAAATCPFNSIRGDAFER, via the exons ATGCAGGCtaagaaaaaattaaatggaagaaatccaCGAGAGCTGGCTAGTCCAAAGGTTTCAAGACAGCAGCGGAAGATGTCCGAGAATGTACAAACTCGGGCAAAGCAAGTTAAGGAACTTATAACATCTACAGCGAGGAAGCAAAAATCAG GAGGCAATTTCTTGAAAAAGATTGAGAATTATGTTGCTGCTACAGATCTGGATGTAAGCTTTGGATTGGTGTCTGATGACACTTCTGCTGCTTCAGACGCACATGATGTTGTTCATGAATATAATACTATTACTATTAATAAG GACTATAATGTTGAAACTGATAGTTGCACAAATGATACTATATTTTCTCCTACCTTCCATCTATCCAGAACTATTGGAGGGGAAATTTCTAACAGAG ACATACCCAAATTCATCGAGCAAGCAGACCAGCCATTGCAGGAGCCTGGAAAGGAAAATATAGAAGTTGATCTGCTGACAGGTCATTTTGCGCTGGACGTGGCTACCGGTATGGATGTGATAGTACATGTGCTGGTTATGTCAG ACATAGGGGGCCAGCATATCTCCTCTGAAGTTTCAGCCGTGCATCTCTCTATTAAAGATTCAAAACTGGAATGCATTGATGAATTTAATCAAGTTCAGGTGCCTGCTGATGTTAGTATGGAGGAAGAGGAAACTGAAGAGTTTGATGACTTTGATCCATATTTTTTCATAAAGAATTTACCAGACTTGTACTCAGTTGTTCCAACATTTCGGCCTGTGCTGTTGCCTAAACAAACACGGAGTTGCCCATCAACCACTCTTGTTTTGGACTTGGATG AGACCTTGGTGCACTCTACACTTGAACCTTGTGATGATGCAGATTTCACTTTCTCGGTGAATTTCAACCTGAAAGATCATAATGTATATGTTCGATGCCGTCCTCATCTTCGGGATTTTATGGATAGAGTATCCTGCCTATTTGAGATTATCATATTTACTGCAAGCCAAAGCATTTATGCTGAGAAGCTTCTGAATGTGCTTGATCCAAAGAGAAAAGTATTTAGGCATCGTGTTTACCGTGAGTCATGTGTATTTGTTGATGGCAATTACCTTAAAGATCTGTCAATTCTTGGCCGTGATTTAGCACATGTGATTATCATCGACAACTCTCCGCAG GCATTTGGATTCCAGGTGGACAATGGTATTCCAATTGAGAGCTGGTTTGATGACCGCTCTGACAATGACTTGCTCTCGTTGCTCCCATTTCTGGAAAGCTTAGTTGGAGTTGAAGACGTTAGACCAATTATTGCAAGCAAATTCAACCTTCGCGATAGAATAGCTGCTGCTGCTACTTGTCCTTTTAACTCTATTAGAGGTGATGCATTTGAGAGATAA
- the LOC107819233 gene encoding uncharacterized protein LOC107819233 isoform X2 gives MQAKKKLNGRNPRELASPKVSRQQRKMSENVQTRAKQVKELITSTARKQKSGGNFLKKIENYVAATDLDVSFGLVSDDTSAASDAHDVVHEYNTITINKDYNVETDSCTNDTIFSPTFHLSRTIGGEISNRDIPKFIEQADQPLQEPGKENIEVDLLTGHFALDVATDIGGQHISSEVSAVHLSIKDSKLECIDEFNQVQVPADVSMEEEETEEFDDFDPYFFIKNLPDLYSVVPTFRPVLLPKQTRSCPSTTLVLDLDETLVHSTLEPCDDADFTFSVNFNLKDHNVYVRCRPHLRDFMDRVSCLFEIIIFTASQSIYAEKLLNVLDPKRKVFRHRVYRESCVFVDGNYLKDLSILGRDLAHVIIIDNSPQAFGFQVDNGIPIESWFDDRSDNDLLSLLPFLESLVGVEDVRPIIASKFNLRDRIAAAATCPFNSIRGDAFER, from the exons ATGCAGGCtaagaaaaaattaaatggaagaaatccaCGAGAGCTGGCTAGTCCAAAGGTTTCAAGACAGCAGCGGAAGATGTCCGAGAATGTACAAACTCGGGCAAAGCAAGTTAAGGAACTTATAACATCTACAGCGAGGAAGCAAAAATCAG GAGGCAATTTCTTGAAAAAGATTGAGAATTATGTTGCTGCTACAGATCTGGATGTAAGCTTTGGATTGGTGTCTGATGACACTTCTGCTGCTTCAGACGCACATGATGTTGTTCATGAATATAATACTATTACTATTAATAAG GACTATAATGTTGAAACTGATAGTTGCACAAATGATACTATATTTTCTCCTACCTTCCATCTATCCAGAACTATTGGAGGGGAAATTTCTAACAGAG ACATACCCAAATTCATCGAGCAAGCAGACCAGCCATTGCAGGAGCCTGGAAAGGAAAATATAGAAGTTGATCTGCTGACAGGTCATTTTGCGCTGGACGTGGCTACCG ACATAGGGGGCCAGCATATCTCCTCTGAAGTTTCAGCCGTGCATCTCTCTATTAAAGATTCAAAACTGGAATGCATTGATGAATTTAATCAAGTTCAGGTGCCTGCTGATGTTAGTATGGAGGAAGAGGAAACTGAAGAGTTTGATGACTTTGATCCATATTTTTTCATAAAGAATTTACCAGACTTGTACTCAGTTGTTCCAACATTTCGGCCTGTGCTGTTGCCTAAACAAACACGGAGTTGCCCATCAACCACTCTTGTTTTGGACTTGGATG AGACCTTGGTGCACTCTACACTTGAACCTTGTGATGATGCAGATTTCACTTTCTCGGTGAATTTCAACCTGAAAGATCATAATGTATATGTTCGATGCCGTCCTCATCTTCGGGATTTTATGGATAGAGTATCCTGCCTATTTGAGATTATCATATTTACTGCAAGCCAAAGCATTTATGCTGAGAAGCTTCTGAATGTGCTTGATCCAAAGAGAAAAGTATTTAGGCATCGTGTTTACCGTGAGTCATGTGTATTTGTTGATGGCAATTACCTTAAAGATCTGTCAATTCTTGGCCGTGATTTAGCACATGTGATTATCATCGACAACTCTCCGCAG GCATTTGGATTCCAGGTGGACAATGGTATTCCAATTGAGAGCTGGTTTGATGACCGCTCTGACAATGACTTGCTCTCGTTGCTCCCATTTCTGGAAAGCTTAGTTGGAGTTGAAGACGTTAGACCAATTATTGCAAGCAAATTCAACCTTCGCGATAGAATAGCTGCTGCTGCTACTTGTCCTTTTAACTCTATTAGAGGTGATGCATTTGAGAGATAA